The genome window GATAACACATTCGGGTGACTGACACTACTTTAGTGCCGGAGAGACAGCTTGACGACGGCTTCACAGCGGGCCGTCTGGGGCATCATGTCAATGGGCTGGATGTAGTCAACGTGGTAGACGCTGGTTAGCCGCCGAAGATTACGGGCTAAGGAGGCCATTCCACAGGAAACGTAGGCAAATTTGCGGGGCTTGACCCGTAGAATCTGTTTAATCAGCTCGTCATCTAAACCGGTCCGCGGTGGATCAACGACGAGGGCGTCAAATTGCAACCCTTCATCGAGCCAGCGCGGTATCAGCTCTTCCGCCTTGCCAACTTCGTACTGGGCGTTGGCAATCCCGTTCAGCTTGGCATTGGCATTGGCGTCCGCGACGGCCTCAGGGATGACTTCCATCCCCCGGACGGCCTTCACCCGGGAGGCCAGCGAAAGACCGATGGTACCAATCCCGGCATAGGCATCAATTAAGGTGTCTTCCGGGGCGAGTTCCAGAGCTTCAGCGGCCTGCTCGTAGAGGACCTCCGTTTGTTCCGGGTTCAGCTGGAGGAAGGACCGGGCGGAGAGTTCGAAGTCGAGCCCCATCAAACTTTCGGTGATGGTCTCCTTCCCTGCCAGGTGGATCATTTGCTCACCCCAGACAAGTGGCGTATCACCGGGATTGACATTTTGCATGACGGAAACGACCTCTGGCAGTTGCTGGGCAATCGCTTCCAGGAGGGGCCGCTTGTGAATCAGCTTGGGGGTATTGGTGATCAGGGTCAGTTGGAGTTCGCCGGTTGTCCAGGATTCACGGACGACGATGGTCTTGATAATGCCGCTGTTGTGGTCTTCGTCGTAAACGGGGATTTGCAAGTCCTCAATCAATTGGACGACCGTCCGGACAACCTTCATTGTCCGCGGCATTTGAACCGCACACTCCTGCATATCAACGAGGTCATGGCTGTTAGGCTTGTACAGACCCGCCGCCACGTGACCGTCCACCATCCGGACCTGGAACTGAGCTTTGTTGCGGTAATGATATTCTTCCGGCGCCGCAATCGTCCGGCGAACGTCATATTTGCGGTAGCCGTATGGTTGAAACTTGGCGAGACTATCAAGGACGACCTGCCGCTTAAAGGCTAGCTGCTGCGGGTAGGCGAGGTTTTCCAGCTCAAACCCGCCAGCAACATTGGTGTAGCTATCCCGCGGGGTGACCCGGTGACGGCTGCGCTTGCGGATACGGTGGATGGTTGCCTCTAAGAAGCGGGGATGAATACCGGTAACTTCGGCAACCACGACTTCGCCCGGGAGCGCGCCGGGAACAAAGCAAACCTTGTGCTTGTAGTAGCCAATTCCGTGCCCATTTACGCCCAAGCGGCGAATCGTCAGCGGGAAGCGCTCCCCAATGTTAACTTCAACGTCCGTTTTTACTTGCTCTTTTGCCATGTTTTTACTCCGTTCATTATAATATCCCTTCATTTTACCATCTTCAGCCGGGGAGTGGGGATATGATAAGACTAAGATTATAACCAAATCGTTGAAAAGTATCTATTAAGTGGAAAGAATGCTAATAATTAGCCTGCTTTGGTATCGCTGGTATTGAAATTATAGTAAAATGACAGTGTGAAATGTTACATAAATAATTATAAGGAAGTGACAAGTTTGAAGATTGCTGCGATTGCAGGATCCAATGCGAACCATTCTTATAATCGAATGCTGTTAGAGTACATCGCGAAGGACTTTCGCGACACTGACGATGTTGATGTGATTGACATTCGCAAGGTTCCACTGTTTAACGAAAACTACAAGGGCAAGACACCGGACGTGGTAGCTGATATTGACCGCCGGGTAGCTGCGGCCGATGCGGTGATTATTGCCAGTCCCGAATACAACCACTCAATTACCTCCGCGCTAAAGAGTATGGTAGAGTGGCTTTCTTATGAGCTGCACCCGTTGGAGAACAAGCCCGTTATGATTATCGGGGCTTCGACCCACGAGCAGGGTTCTTCCCGTTCACAGGTTCAACTGCGGGATATCTTGATTTCTCCTGGGGTCAACGCCCACGTCTTCCAGGGGGAAGAATTCTTTATGAGCAACGTTGCCAGCTTGATGGATAAGGATGGCAACATTACTGACCCAGGGACAATCAAATTCCTCGAAAAGTGCATGCGGGAATTTAAACCCTACGCGGCGGCGATTAACGGGATGGTTGCGAAAAAGGAGGAGGCAAATAACTAATGAAAATTTTAGCGCTTGTCGGAACGAACGCAAACTTCTCCTATAACCGGATTTTACTCCAGTTCATGAAGAAACACTTCCAGCAGATGGCCGACATTGAAATTTACGAAATTAGCAAGTTGCCCGCTTTCGGGGTCGACGTCCCGCTGAGTGAGCAGACAGAGGTATGGAAACTCAAGCAGAAAGTCAAGGCTGCGGATGGGGTGGTGTTCTCCACGCCAGAATACGACCACGGGATTCCAGCAGCCCTCAAGAGCGCGACGGAATGGTTATCCTACCACACCGAAGTTTTGAAGCATAAGCCGGTGATGGTTGTTGGGGTTTCTTACGGACGGCAAGCCTCTGCCCGTTCGCAGGTTCAAATGCGGCAGATTCTGATTTCGCCTGACTGTGATGCCAACCTCCTTCCCGGAAACGAAGTGCTGATCGGTGGTGCGAGCCGGGTCTTTTCTAAAGACGGCCGCTTGATCAACGCCGAGATGCGTGACAACCTGGAAAAATGCTTTACGCACTTTATCGAATACATTCAAGTGTTTAAGAATATTACTAAGGAGGAAGCTGAGATGCCTATTAAACGCCCAACCATCAGTGATGCTTACATTAACTTCCCGACTGGCCGCTTGACTCTGAAGGAAGTTCAACAGATTTTCAGTACGATTCCGTTTGAAATTGACCTAGTAGATAGCTCTGACCGCTTTG of Limosilactobacillus oris contains these proteins:
- a CDS encoding NADPH-dependent FMN reductase translates to MKIAAIAGSNANHSYNRMLLEYIAKDFRDTDDVDVIDIRKVPLFNENYKGKTPDVVADIDRRVAAADAVIIASPEYNHSITSALKSMVEWLSYELHPLENKPVMIIGASTHEQGSSRSQVQLRDILISPGVNAHVFQGEEFFMSNVASLMDKDGNITDPGTIKFLEKCMREFKPYAAAINGMVAKKEEANN
- a CDS encoding NAD(P)H-dependent oxidoreductase encodes the protein MKILALVGTNANFSYNRILLQFMKKHFQQMADIEIYEISKLPAFGVDVPLSEQTEVWKLKQKVKAADGVVFSTPEYDHGIPAALKSATEWLSYHTEVLKHKPVMVVGVSYGRQASARSQVQMRQILISPDCDANLLPGNEVLIGGASRVFSKDGRLINAEMRDNLEKCFTHFIEYIQVFKNITKEEAEMPIKRPTISDAYINFPTGRLTLKEVQQIFSTIPFEIDLVDSSDRFAWYSDKPNREHVRSVASLNEPVTECHPPKAVPIVMQIINSFRDGKKDVVTRPLWMNGHRSLIQYYALRDVDGHYLGTIEFTGSVEYILNLFENGGWDQNPDAMTGASKHDDAPADAAAPVADASTGASESSADDDTASPAEAAGTPAADSEDGDDATTGASESGSVDADEETADASTGASEN
- the rlmD gene encoding 23S rRNA (uracil(1939)-C(5))-methyltransferase RlmD, which gives rise to MAKEQVKTDVEVNIGERFPLTIRRLGVNGHGIGYYKHKVCFVPGALPGEVVVAEVTGIHPRFLEATIHRIRKRSRHRVTPRDSYTNVAGGFELENLAYPQQLAFKRQVVLDSLAKFQPYGYRKYDVRRTIAAPEEYHYRNKAQFQVRMVDGHVAAGLYKPNSHDLVDMQECAVQMPRTMKVVRTVVQLIEDLQIPVYDEDHNSGIIKTIVVRESWTTGELQLTLITNTPKLIHKRPLLEAIAQQLPEVVSVMQNVNPGDTPLVWGEQMIHLAGKETITESLMGLDFELSARSFLQLNPEQTEVLYEQAAEALELAPEDTLIDAYAGIGTIGLSLASRVKAVRGMEVIPEAVADANANAKLNGIANAQYEVGKAEELIPRWLDEGLQFDALVVDPPRTGLDDELIKQILRVKPRKFAYVSCGMASLARNLRRLTSVYHVDYIQPIDMMPQTARCEAVVKLSLRH